The Prochlorococcus marinus str. MIT 1214 sequence CGTAAATGGTATTGCTTGAGTTAATCCACAAGATGTAGAGACCTGAAATGACTTTTGACACTCTTGGATAACATTTGGCTCGTTTTCGGCGGCTTGAATTGGCAAAAATACAGTGGTGCACAAGAAAAAATAAAAAAAAAAAGAAAAAAAAGAATTTTTCAAATTTCAATCGATTTTGTAATTTTTCAGTTTTTTTTATCTAAGCAGTTAAAAAAAAACGAAAATTTATGGATTAAATTCACTTCACATCGATACTTTTATAAATTTTTCAAAACTATTCAAATTCGAATAATTAAAAAAGACGAATTCAATTGATTATTTTTCGGCAAATTACAAAATCTCAGACTCTGTGATTTAAATCTCGGTTTTTCTGCTGAAGGGATATATAGTTTGTTTCAGTAAAATTTGTTCTGAGTAAAAATCTCGGTTATGGAAACCACTAGTTTTGGCTTTGCCGCAAGTCTTTTATTTGTTGGAGTACCAACGATCTTTCTGATTGGTTTATTTGTTTCTACCAGTGAGGGTGAGAAATCAAGCTTTTATTCAGATTCCAGCAAGGGTAGATTGAGTCCTGAGCCTAAAAAGTAATTTAGGACTTTTTCTAATCAAAGATCTCAAGAAATACTTGAGATCTAAATTACTAATGAGGTTTTATCTTAGAAAGGTATTACTTCAAAACTTTTTTATTCAATTAAAGAATTAAGATATTTGGTCATTATTTCTGATGAGCTCAATAAATAATCATTGGAAATTAATAAAAACGGTTCTTCCACAGCACACTGATCATGCTGGTGTTATGTGGCATGGTTCTTATTTGAGCTTTTTAGAAGAGGGTAGAATTGATGCCTTGGATAAAGTTGGACTTTCATATTCAAAATTATCAAAAAATGGTTTTGAAATACCAGTGATTTCAGTCCAACTTAAATATAAAAAATCTTTTATTCATGGAGAAAAAGTTTTTTTAATGAGTCAATTTAAGCTTGAAAATAAAATACGAATTATATGTAAAACTTTATTTTTAAAATCAAATGGTGATGTTGGCGCAGAAGCACAAATTGAACTTGTTGTTGTAAAAAAAATAAATGACTCAATAAAGTTAGTAAGAGAATTACCAGTACAAATTGAAAATATATTATTAATGCTAGAAGAAGGCCCAAAGATTTAAGAAATTGAATAATTTATGATTTTTAAATCCATTACTGGTGAGGCTTTTCTTCAATGGAGAAAAAAAATGATATTAAAAGGCGGAAGGAAAGTTGATTTTGATTGGCTTTTAGATATGGCGGCTGGAGTTTCTTGGGCTGAATTGCAAAGCATTATTTTGAACCCTAAGAATTTTATCTCCTTAGCAATCTCAACTGAAGAATTAGAAGTTATTTGGGAATCTCATTTAAAAGATCAAACCCCACTTCAATATTTGATTTCTAAGTGCCCCTGGAGAGATATTGAGTTAGAGGTTTCAGCAGATGCTCTGATTCCTAGACAAGAAACAGAATTTTTGATTGATTTTGCTTTGAAAAAAGTGACTAATATTGATTTTGGAAGATGGGCTGATCTAGGTACAGGCTCTGGACCTATTGCAATATCTTTGGCTAAATCTCTTCCTGATTGGAACGGACATGCATCTGATATTAGTAAGGAAGCATTAGAAATAGCAAAAAGAAATTTAAAATCTATTGTGCCAAATGCGAATGTGATATTTTCTTTGGGTGATTGGTGGGGACCTTTGAAAAGATGGAGGGGAAGCTTTGATTTGGTTTTAAGTAATCCTCCTTATATACCCTCCAATTTAATTGAAGAGCTAGACCCAGTTGTTAAAAATCATGAGCCACTTATTGCTTTGGATGGCGGAGCGGATGGAATGAATGCTTCTAGGAAAATCATCCTTGGGGCATTAGATGGACTTGCCAAAGGAGGTTGGTTAATTCTTGAACATCATTATGATCAAAGTGAAAGGATAATTAGTTTTATGAAGAATATTGGAATGAAAGACGTTTCTTTTGAAAAAGATTTAAGTGGAATCAAGCGCTATGCAATTTGTCGAAGAAATTGAAATGATCTCCAATCAATTTGGAATTTCTGACTTGGCTTTAAAGTTGAAAAAGGGATCTTTAGCTTTGTTCCCTACTGATACTTTGCCAGCACTTTGTTCATACCAAAAATACTCAAAAAAAATATGGACTATTAAGAAAAGGCCTTTAAGTAAGCCACTTATATTAATGGGAGGTTGCTTGGATGATTTGTTTGAATTTGTTCATCCTTGTGCTGTGGAAGAAGGCTTGAAATTGGCAAAAATCTATTGGCCTGGAGCTTTAACAATGGTTTTGCCAACAATAGGAAATTTTTCTGAGCATTTGAATTGTAATTCTAATTCTGTGGGTTTTAGAGTCCCCGCGCTAAGACTTGCAAGAGATTTGCTTATTAAAACTGGTCCTCTTGCAACTACAAGTGCAAACATTTCTGGAGAAGAACCTGTTAAAGATGCGATAGAAGCTTCGATGAAATTCCCTGGGATTCCAATACTTTCTCCTGTCCCTTGGCCAAAGGCCTCTGGTCTCGCAAGCACAGTTGTTGAATGGAAGGACGGGGAATGGAATTTGTTAAGAGCAGGTTCAGTTGTGGTGAATTAAAAGCAACGAATGATTTATCTTTTTGTAATCGTTTTATTAGTGCAGTCTATTTTTTGGTGGATTTTTCGATTTCCCATAATTGGTTTTGATTGGATGTATCAATTAAAATTTTTCAACCTCTTAGTTATTGCGTTTTTAATTTGGGTTATCTCTGGTGAATCTAGATAGATTTGTCTGATTAGGATTTTTAAAATGCCGGCTAACAGATTTGAACTGATGACCTTCGCTTTACAAAAGCGCTGCTCTACCGCTGAGCTAAGCCGGCAATTTTTCTATATTACCTAAGAAAGTAAACTAAAAGTTAATCCATATTAAAAATTTGTTGAAAATACTTTTAATCTCATAAAACAAATTAATTCCATCTTTCGATTGATTAAGAATTTTGATCTGTGCCTTCAGTTTCTTGAGAATTTTCTTCTGACTGATTCTTAGGCTCTTTCAGTTTAATTTGACCAGTCATAGTTCTTTTTATTGGGAGGTTTGCCACTAATGCAGTCATGCGATCTTCTGTCTCAAGACTTACTGCACCTTCATCGACATCTATCTCTACATACTTTGCTACTACCTCAAGTATTTCTTTTCTCATTTGATCTAAAAGTTCTGTACTGAGATCTGATCGGTCATGAGCCAAAACAAGTTGCAATCTCTCTCTCGCAGTGCTAGCACTAGCCCTCTGTCTACGAAGTAACTTGTTGATAATGTCCCTAAGTGTCATTGCCATTGGTTTAGAAAATTTTTGTTTGCATTAGTCTTCTAAATTTTGCACCAAATCCCGAACTCTCCTCTGCGGGATCAATAAGCGGAATATCTTCTCCTTGTAATCTCTTGGCAATATTTAGATAACATTTAGCTGCTGGGGAATTAAGGCTATTTAAAGTTAGAGGTTCACCTCGGTTTGTACTGACAATTACCTGCTCATCCTCTAGCACAAGACCAAGTAAAGGTAAGGCTAAAATATCAGTAACATCATCGATAGACAACATTTCTTGGTTGGCCATCATCTTTGGCCTAACTCTATTAAGAACTAACTGGACTGGTTTGATAGCATTTGTATTAAGCAAACCAATAACTCTGTCTGCATCTCTTACTGCCGATACCTCAGGATTGGTAACTACTATCGCTTCTTGAGAGGCTGCCATAGCATTCTTAAATCCATCTTCAACACCTGCAGGACAATCAATTAAAACGTAATTGAACTGTTCTTTTAACATCTCAACTATGCGCTTCATATCATCCGGTTTTAACCAATCAAGCATTCTTGGATTCCCCGCAGGCAGTAAAGATAGATTCGATTCTTGCTTGTGCTTCACTAAGGCCTGATCAAGTCTGCATTCCTCCTCAAGAACTTCTTGTGCCGTATAAACAATTCGATTTTCAAGACCTAATAGTAAATCCAAATTTCTCAGACCAAAGTCTGCGTCTAAAACAGCAGTGTTTAAACCCTGTCTTGCCAGTGAAATGCCAAGATTTGCTGTAAGGGTTGTCTTGCCGACACCGCCCTTCCCTGAGCAAATAAGAATGACACGGGTATCTGTCGCCACGGACCTCCTTGGATTCGACAAACTTTAGTTCGATTTTGATGAAGAAAAAAGCTTTATTGCTAGATCGGTTGAATTGGGTTTGCTTTTGAAGACATCTCTTAAGTTTTAAATAGTAATTTCTTCTTGCTTTTCATTTGAAAACCCTATTTAGTTTGACTTCTCGAACTATGTTCTATGTTGTCTCCAGTGGGGAAATTATAATTTCTTCAGAATCTATTCTTGCTTGTTCTGCAATACAAAGTTGAGGTTTCTCCTTAGGCCCTCTAGCAACTTTTTTAGCGATTCTTAGTTGAACAGGTCTAAGTTGAAGTGCGGATATAGTTGCTTTAGAATTGCCTTCACTTCCTGCATGAGCAATTCCAAGAAGTCTACCCCAGATAATTATATTTCCCGCTGCACTAACTTTTGCACCTGGATTAACATCTCCAAGGATTAGTAAATCCCCAGAGCTCTCAAGATACTCTCCTGACCGGACAGTTCCTTGATGAAAGTGAGTTTTTGAAAAAGGTGAATTTTTATCATTAACCTTGAAGGTATTTTTTGAAGAATTTTCAATAGTAAATTGAGATTTAATTCCTAGTGATTGAGAACTTACTATCGTCTTTAAAGATGTTGAGCAAAAACTGATTATTTTACAATTATATTGATCTGCAATTGTTATTATTTCTGATATTTCTGTACATGAAAGGCCGATGTTATTAGCATTGATTTCTATATTGCTTGACTCCAGAATTTTTAATTTGTTTTTTAAACACAATTTCCAATTTAGATATTCACTATCCTCGAGATCGATTATTGTTTTTTGATTATTAAAATACATTTTTAGTTATCTTTAATTTTTAGTTTTTCAATCTCTATTTTTAATTCAATCTCTATTTCTTTTGGATAAATTAACCATGAAGATTGATTAGGCTCTGTTAATCTCTCTACTAATGGTGAAACTTTCTCTAGAGCTTGTAATCTTTCCCCATCCCATAAACGAAGACCATATTTGTAAGGATGATAACTTTTAACTATTTGTTCTCTTAAGCCGCAGGAGATATCTGGCTCAATGCAATATTTTTCTGATAATATTCTGGCTTTTGCTAGGGCTTCTAGTCTTATCTCTAATGACAATGAGGATATGTTTAATGCTTTTAATAAATTTCTATGGATAAAACGTCTGCATAGATTAGATAACTCTTGAGAATTAGAGTCTTGCCATTGATGAATATGGTATCCAGTTACTATGTCATCATTGGATAGAAAACTTTCAAGACTCATTTCTTTGTGATTCCATAGCCATTCAGACATGTTTTTATCTGCCCATATTTTTTTGGGACCAATCTTTCTTGCTGTGCTTATAATTTGCTCTAACAACCAATTGCAAACTTCATTTAATCGATGGTTATATACGCTTCTATACATTAGATTTCTTATTACTAAATAATGCTCGACTGCCGTTAATCCCTTAGGGTGTATTGCTAAATCTCCATCTGGCGCAATTGTCATTGCCGATATTATTCTATCAATATCTAACTGCCCATATCTAGCCCCTGTTGTATAACTATCTCTCATTAGGTAATCAAGTCGATCGCAATCAAGCTGACTACTAATTAAAGAAATTATAAATTTTTCGGGAGCTTTCCTTGAATGAATTAAATCTGAAATAGATTTTGAATTTCCTTTGCCATATTTATTAAGGATCTTAGTGATTTCTTTATTTGAATTTATTAATTTTCCTGTCCATATTTCATGATTTATTTTGAAAATTTCTTCACTTGTATGACTTAATGGACCATGACCCAAATCATGTAAAAGAGCAGCTCCATAGAGAATGAATTTGTACTTTTTTAATCTAGAATCGAACTCAGATAAATGATTTATCGCTCTTCTTGTTATGTGAAATACACCAATAGAATGAGTGAATCTGCTTGATTCAGCACCATGAAAAGTTAAATATGCAGGACCTAATTGTTTGATTCTTCTTAATCTTTGAAATGGGGATGAATCTATTAATTCCATCACCATTTTTTCCTCGGGCTTTGAGCTGTTTAGTGTGATTGATTTATGCAGAGGGTCATAATAAGTTCTTGTTGACATGACTTACTAAATTTAATTGCTAATAGATTGTTCTTCTTTTTCTTGAACTTCTTTTGATGATTTCTCTGAAACTTCTTCTTTATCCAAAGTGGCTTGCATGATCAGCTCTGCATCTAAAAGCCATCTGTCTTCATCGGAACCTGGATTGAGTGGCTCTGGCATTTCTAAGAGGCGATCAGGAACTATTCCAAGATTCTGTATGTCTCTTCCATTTGGAGTTAAATAGCTAGCAACAGTGACTGCTAAACCACTGCCATCACTTAAATTCGTCAAGGATTGAATTAGACCTTTCCCAAATGTGTTATTACCTATAAGCTCAGATCTCTGATTGTCCTGTAAAGCTCCGGCAAGAATTTCACTAGCGCTTGCTGTTCCAGCATTTACAAGCGTAACCATGGGTCCATCATAAAGAGTTTCTATACCAGAGCTGATCGGATCATTTATAGAATCTCTTTTTTTTGTTTCTACAATGGGCATATTGCTGAGGAAGTCATCGGCAACTGCAAGTCCGGAACTTACTAGACCTCCAGAGTTATTTCTTAGGTCCAAAATCAGTCCATCAATATCTTTCCCCGATAATTCTTGCAATGCTTCCTTGACTTGATCAGGAACTCCCTCGCTAAATTGTGTGATTCTCAAGTAACCAAATGTATGAGATTCATTTCTTATTCTCTTTGTCCTAACTGGTCTTAAATCAACACTTCTTCTTTCTAGAGAAATTTCTTTAATTTCATTGTCAGGTTGTTCTATCTCAACAATTACTTGAGTTCCGGTTTGTCCTCTCAATTTAGCTGCTGTTGCTTCAAGTCCCAATTGTTTTGGAGATTGCCCATTGACTTTTTTTAAAATTGTTCCACTTGTGATACCAGCATCCGAGGAAGGGGATCCTTCAAGAGGAGATATGACAACTATTTCTCCATCTTCTTTTCTTGCTCCCAACTGAAGGCCAACACCGTTGATTTCACTTCCTATGTTGCTTTTTTTCATCGCTTCGTAATCGTCTGGCCTCAATAAGCGCGTATAAGGATCTCCAAGAGGAAGAAGCATTGCTTCTATAGCTGAGTAGGCTTGCTGTGAATTATTAATTGGTTTTTCTAGGGCTTTTTGGCGAAGTTTTTTCCATTGAATTTCATCAAATTTCTTTGGATCTAGGTAACCTGCATTAACTAGATTCCAGGCCTCAATAACCAGTAATTGTCCATCATTGAGGGCAAAAGTGGGCTGAGTAAAGACTTGAAATAAAATTCCAAAGCATATTAATACTGCAAAAAATCTTTGCAGTAGCTTAGTTAAAGATTTAACAGATGAAAGCATTGGATTGATCTTTTGCGGCGACCAAGGGGCACATCGAGTAAGATATTTGAAAGTACAGTGCATAAGTGGATGGCGAACTCTTCACCGGTTTATGACTGGTTCCAGGAACGTCTTGAGATACAGGACATAGCTGATGATGTCACTTCAAAATACGTTCCCCCACATGTCAACATTTTTTATTGTCTGGGTGGGATAACACTGGTTTGTTTTTTGATTCAATTTGCGACTGGATTCGCGATGACCTTTTATTACAAACCTACAGTAACTGAAGCTTATAGCTCCGTTAGTTATTTGATGACAGATGTGAGTTTTGGTTGGTTGATTAGATCAGTTCATAGATGGAGTGCCTCAATGATGGTACTCATGCTTATTTTGCATGTTTTTCGAGTTTATTTAACTGGTGGATTCAAAAGGCCTAGAGAATTAACATGGATAACTGGCGTGGTCATGGCAGTTATAACAGTTGCTTTTGGAGTTACTGGCTATTCATTACCTTGGGATCAAGTTGGATACTGGGCGGTTAAAATTGTTTCCGGAGTACCTGCAGCTATTCCAGTAATTGGAGATTTTATGGTTGAACTTCTTAGAGGCGGTGAAAGTGTTGGGCAGTCAACTTTGACAAGGTTTTACAGTCTCCATACTTTCGTAATGCCATGGCTATTAGCCGTTTTCATGTTGATGCACTTTCTAATGATTAGAAAACAAGGGATCTCAGGACCATTATAATTGAAATTAATTATCGAATAAGCCTTAATTATCTTCAAAAATCTTCTTAAACTATGTCTACTCTTAAGAAACCTGACTTAGCCGATACCAAATTAAGAGCAAAACTTGCTAAAGGAATGGGTCATAATTATTACGGAGAACCAGCATGGCCAAATGACCTATTATATATTTTCCCTGTTGTTATTCTTGGGACCATTGCATGTGTTGTTGGTTTAGCAGTTTTAGATCCAGCATTCCTTGGAGATAAAGCAAATCCATTTGCTACTCCTTTAGAGATTCTTCCTGAATGGTATTTATATCCTGTTTTTCAGATTTTACGAGTTGTACCTAATAAATTACTTGGTATTGCTCTACAGACATTGATACCTCTAGGTTTAATGATTCTTCCCTTTATTGAAAATGTAAATAAATTTGCTAATCCTTTTAGAAGACCAGTTGCAATGTCATTATTTTTATTTGGAACTGTTTTGACAATGTATCTCGGTATTGGAGCATGTCTACCTATTGATAAATCTCTAACGTTAGGTTTGTTCTAGAAGTTT is a genomic window containing:
- the psbM gene encoding photosystem II reaction center protein PsbM, with amino-acid sequence METTSFGFAASLLFVGVPTIFLIGLFVSTSEGEKSSFYSDSSKGRLSPEPKK
- a CDS encoding acyl-CoA thioesterase, yielding MSSINNHWKLIKTVLPQHTDHAGVMWHGSYLSFLEEGRIDALDKVGLSYSKLSKNGFEIPVISVQLKYKKSFIHGEKVFLMSQFKLENKIRIICKTLFLKSNGDVGAEAQIELVVVKKINDSIKLVRELPVQIENILLMLEEGPKI
- the prmC gene encoding peptide chain release factor N(5)-glutamine methyltransferase, which produces MILKGGRKVDFDWLLDMAAGVSWAELQSIILNPKNFISLAISTEELEVIWESHLKDQTPLQYLISKCPWRDIELEVSADALIPRQETEFLIDFALKKVTNIDFGRWADLGTGSGPIAISLAKSLPDWNGHASDISKEALEIAKRNLKSIVPNANVIFSLGDWWGPLKRWRGSFDLVLSNPPYIPSNLIEELDPVVKNHEPLIALDGGADGMNASRKIILGALDGLAKGGWLILEHHYDQSERIISFMKNIGMKDVSFEKDLSGIKRYAICRRN
- a CDS encoding L-threonylcarbamoyladenylate synthase, whose amino-acid sequence is MISNQFGISDLALKLKKGSLALFPTDTLPALCSYQKYSKKIWTIKKRPLSKPLILMGGCLDDLFEFVHPCAVEEGLKLAKIYWPGALTMVLPTIGNFSEHLNCNSNSVGFRVPALRLARDLLIKTGPLATTSANISGEEPVKDAIEASMKFPGIPILSPVPWPKASGLASTVVEWKDGEWNLLRAGSVVVN
- the minE gene encoding cell division topological specificity factor MinE; amino-acid sequence: MAMTLRDIINKLLRRQRASASTARERLQLVLAHDRSDLSTELLDQMRKEILEVVAKYVEIDVDEGAVSLETEDRMTALVANLPIKRTMTGQIKLKEPKNQSEENSQETEGTDQNS
- the minD gene encoding septum site-determining protein MinD is translated as MATDTRVILICSGKGGVGKTTLTANLGISLARQGLNTAVLDADFGLRNLDLLLGLENRIVYTAQEVLEEECRLDQALVKHKQESNLSLLPAGNPRMLDWLKPDDMKRIVEMLKEQFNYVLIDCPAGVEDGFKNAMAASQEAIVVTNPEVSAVRDADRVIGLLNTNAIKPVQLVLNRVRPKMMANQEMLSIDDVTDILALPLLGLVLEDEQVIVSTNRGEPLTLNSLNSPAAKCYLNIAKRLQGEDIPLIDPAEESSGFGAKFRRLMQTKIF
- the minC gene encoding septum site-determining protein MinC translates to MYFNNQKTIIDLEDSEYLNWKLCLKNKLKILESSNIEINANNIGLSCTEISEIITIADQYNCKIISFCSTSLKTIVSSQSLGIKSQFTIENSSKNTFKVNDKNSPFSKTHFHQGTVRSGEYLESSGDLLILGDVNPGAKVSAAGNIIIWGRLLGIAHAGSEGNSKATISALQLRPVQLRIAKKVARGPKEKPQLCIAEQARIDSEEIIISPLETT
- a CDS encoding HD domain-containing protein: MSTRTYYDPLHKSITLNSSKPEEKMVMELIDSSPFQRLRRIKQLGPAYLTFHGAESSRFTHSIGVFHITRRAINHLSEFDSRLKKYKFILYGAALLHDLGHGPLSHTSEEIFKINHEIWTGKLINSNKEITKILNKYGKGNSKSISDLIHSRKAPEKFIISLISSQLDCDRLDYLMRDSYTTGARYGQLDIDRIISAMTIAPDGDLAIHPKGLTAVEHYLVIRNLMYRSVYNHRLNEVCNWLLEQIISTARKIGPKKIWADKNMSEWLWNHKEMSLESFLSNDDIVTGYHIHQWQDSNSQELSNLCRRFIHRNLLKALNISSLSLEIRLEALAKARILSEKYCIEPDISCGLREQIVKSYHPYKYGLRLWDGERLQALEKVSPLVERLTEPNQSSWLIYPKEIEIELKIEIEKLKIKDN
- the ctpZ gene encoding carboxyl-terminal processing protease CtpZ, with translation MLSSVKSLTKLLQRFFAVLICFGILFQVFTQPTFALNDGQLLVIEAWNLVNAGYLDPKKFDEIQWKKLRQKALEKPINNSQQAYSAIEAMLLPLGDPYTRLLRPDDYEAMKKSNIGSEINGVGLQLGARKEDGEIVVISPLEGSPSSDAGITSGTILKKVNGQSPKQLGLEATAAKLRGQTGTQVIVEIEQPDNEIKEISLERRSVDLRPVRTKRIRNESHTFGYLRITQFSEGVPDQVKEALQELSGKDIDGLILDLRNNSGGLVSSGLAVADDFLSNMPIVETKKRDSINDPISSGIETLYDGPMVTLVNAGTASASEILAGALQDNQRSELIGNNTFGKGLIQSLTNLSDGSGLAVTVASYLTPNGRDIQNLGIVPDRLLEMPEPLNPGSDEDRWLLDAELIMQATLDKEEVSEKSSKEVQEKEEQSISN
- the petB gene encoding cytochrome b6 is translated as MANSSPVYDWFQERLEIQDIADDVTSKYVPPHVNIFYCLGGITLVCFLIQFATGFAMTFYYKPTVTEAYSSVSYLMTDVSFGWLIRSVHRWSASMMVLMLILHVFRVYLTGGFKRPRELTWITGVVMAVITVAFGVTGYSLPWDQVGYWAVKIVSGVPAAIPVIGDFMVELLRGGESVGQSTLTRFYSLHTFVMPWLLAVFMLMHFLMIRKQGISGPL
- the petD gene encoding cytochrome b6-f complex subunit IV, which translates into the protein MSTLKKPDLADTKLRAKLAKGMGHNYYGEPAWPNDLLYIFPVVILGTIACVVGLAVLDPAFLGDKANPFATPLEILPEWYLYPVFQILRVVPNKLLGIALQTLIPLGLMILPFIENVNKFANPFRRPVAMSLFLFGTVLTMYLGIGACLPIDKSLTLGLF